The window TTCTTCTTCGTGCTCTCCGGTTTCGTGCTCACGTGGTCGGCGCGGCCGAACGTGCCCACCTCGACGTTCTACTGGCGTCGCTTCGCACGCATCTGGCCATCGCACATGGTGGCGCTCCTGATCGCGATCCCCGTGTTCTACACGTTGGCGCCGGTTCCGGAGGGGAGCTTTCTGAAGCCGTTCGACCTCGGCATCCTCCTGCTGTCGGTCGTCGTGATCCAGGCCTGGTGGTCCAACCCCGCCATCCTCTTCTCCGGCAACCCGGCCGCGTGGACGCTCACCTGCGAGGCCTTCTTCTATGCGCTGCACCCGTGGATCTCCCGGGTCCTGGTGCCGATGGCCAAGCGCGGGGCGCTGCTGCTGGCGGTCGGTGTCGTCGCCTACGCGTTCGTGTACCGCGCGGTGGCCCTGTTCGCCCCGGACCTCGGACTCGCCGCGCTCCCGGTGCCCGTGCAGCGGCTTCCGGAGTTCGTGCTGGGCATGGCGCTCGCGTGGGCCATCCGCTCCGGCTGGCGACCGCGCATCCACCCGCTCATCGGCGTCGCCGCTCCCGTGGCGGTGATTCTGGCGCACTACGCCTCCGGGCGGTTCATCCCGACCTGGAGCGTGACCCCGGCGATCAGTGGCATGCTCAACGAGCTGTTCACGGTCGCGTGCGGCATCGCGATCGTCTCGCTCGCCGTGCATGCACTGCGCGGCGGACGGCTGTGGTTCGCGTCGAAGTGGCAGGTGCGGCTGGGTGAGTGGTCCTTCGCCTTCTACCTCGTGCACGCGACGTTCATCTACGTGGCGCTGCGCGTCTTCGGCTACCAGCCCGCGTCGTGGAGCAACCTGCTCTGGTTCGCCGCCCTGTTCGTGGTCGACCTGGTGGCCGCATGGGCCCTCCACACGTTCGTCGAGCGCACGCTGGAGAAGCGCATGCGCCGCTGGAAGGACGACCGGGACGCGCGCCGCCGCACGCGAGAGGCGGTCGCGTCAGCCTGAGGCGCGGATCCAGCCGTCGAGCAGGACCGCGGCGCTCCGGCGCCCGGAGTGCACGGCCTCGACGAACACCGGCCCCGCCGCGGCCGCGGCGGCCGCTGCCTCACGGTCGGAGATCAGTCCGGCGACCACCTCGCCGAGGGTGTCCGGCGTGGCCTCGACGATCGGCAGCGGCAGTCCCACCTCCGCCTCGATGGCGCGGCGTACGTCGGGCAGCACGTGTCCGACCACCACGCGACCCGTCGCCATGGCCTCGCAGGCCGCGACTCCGTAGGAGCCGGCGCGGAACTGGTCGAGCACGATGTCGGCGTCGCTCAGCACCTCGGGCATCCGGTCGGCGGCGACGCCGGTCACGAGCTCGTACTCGATGTCACCGCTCGCGATGAGGGAGGCGAGGGCGGGCTCGATCAGGTGACTGCCCTTCTGCACGACGGAGGTGGAGGAGTGGATCACCCGCACCCGGTCGCGGTCCATGGCGGGGCGCCGCGCCCGGAACCGCGCGGTGTCGACGACCACGGGACACCACGTCGCCCACGGAACATCGTGCAGCAGGTCGGGTGTGGACACGAACGTCGGGCGACGCAGCTCCGTCAGCAGTGCGAGGTTGGCGTCCGCATCGGCCTGCAGCACGGCGGTGCGCGGATCGTCGGGGTACGGCGACCACGGGGTGCGCAGCGCATGGTCGCGGGGGCTGCGGATGTCGGTGCCGTGGCACAGGTACGCGACGGACACCCCCGCCTCCTCCAGCGCCGCGACCTCCGCGCGGACCTGCCGGTCGAACAGGCGGCCGAACAGCGGGCGCTCCGCCTCGATCAGCACGTGCGAGAACCGGCTGACGGCCTCCCACTCCGACTGCTGCCACTCGGTGGACGAGGTGGAGGAGATCGGGACCGGGACGTCCGCGGGGAAGGAGAGCCCGCCGGGCAAGACCTCCTCCATGTTGCGGGCGGCGATCTCCGGGTCCGCCTGCTCCAGGGCGCGCGCCCAGCGATACCCCTGGCCCGAGTAGTTCGTCGGGCCGATGAAGACCCGCACCCCGGCATCCGGCACGTCGGCCACCGGGGCGTCGCCGCCGCCGAGCGCGCGATGCGCCAGCCGACCGATCAGGCCGTCCGGGTCGCGCGCCGCCGAGTCGAGGGCGCGGTTGACCCAGCGGGGCAGTCGGGAGCGGTGCCGGATGATCCAGCCGGCGATCGCGTTCAGCCGCGCGCGCATTTCAGCGTCCGTCCCTCGTCTGGCCGACCGACTCGATCACGTCGACGACGCGGCCGGCGACCGCGGCCATCGAGTGCCGTTCCGCCGTCCAGTCGGCGACGCTCCGCCGCTCCGCCGCGCTCAGCGGGCGGGCCGCGAGGGCGGCCATGGCCACCGCGACCGACTCGGCGGCGTAGCCGCTGACGATGCCGCCGCGCACCTCCAGGTTCGCCTGGTCGAGGTAGGCGCCGGTGGGTCCGTTCGGCGGACCGGCGAAGATGACGGGGCATCCGGCGGCCATCGACGAGTACGCCTTCGTGGCGAACGCGTACTCGTAGCCGGTGCCGGGGCGCTGGGTGGCGATGGTCGCGACGGCGCGGTGCAGATGCGGGACCAGCTCGCTGCTGGGCATGGTCTCGACGAACTCCACGGAGTCGGCGACCCCGAGCTCGCGGGCCCGCTGCTCCAGGAAGGCGCGCTCGCTGCCGTTGCCGATGAAGCGCAGGGTGTACCCGGGGGTGCTGCGGCTGAACGCGGCGAACCCGTCGACGGCGATGTCGGCGCCGTGCCAGTGCGAGTAGGTGCCGGCGTACAGGAACACGGGTTCGGTCGGCGCCTCCGCCTCGGCGTCGGCCGGGGGGAGGAAGGCACCGGTGTCCGCCCCGAACCCGGTCACGACGGCCGGTCGGTCCACGCCGAGCGCGGCGATCCGGTCGAGCACGCCCTGGGAGATCGTGACGATGCGCCGCGCTCCCCGCATCGCGAAACGCTCGGTCGCGCGCAGCACGCGGATCACCAGGCGCGACGAGGTCACCTGCTCCGCGGCATCGGACCAGACGTCGGCGGCGTCGTACACGTAGGGGATGCGCCGCAGCGCGCACACGAGCCGCACCACGAACCCCGTGGTGGGCGGCGGCTCCATGAACACCACGTCGGGGCGCCGCAGGAACAGGAGTCGGAAGAACAGCGGCACGTCGAAGCTGGCGTACGGGAGGTAGCCGCGCACGTAGCCGCTGCGGTCGCGCAGCACCGGGGCCATGCGCACGTCTTCGACGGGTGTCCCCTCGTCGAGGCCGTGCGGCGGACGCACGGTGAGCACGGTGACGCGGTGCCCGCGGGCGACCGCCTCGTCGGCGACGGCGCCGAGGAACGACGACGCGGCCGAGGGCTCGGGGCGGTAGATGCGCGAGACGATCGCGAGGCGCATGCTCATGCTCATGCGGAGAGGAAGTGCGTCATCAGCTGCGCGCGGGAGAAGTCGCCGTTGTGCACGCGTCGGACGAACTCCCTCCCGGTCGCGGCGATCGCGCGGTAGTGGTCCCGTCGCACGGCGATGTCGCGCAGCATGTGTTCGAGTGTGTCCGGGGTGGTCTCCGGGATCGGCAGGGTCATGCCCGCGTGCCCCTCCACCTCGCGCCGGGCCTGCTCCGTGACGTGGGCCAGCACCACCCGCCCGGCGGTCATGCTCTCGCACGCCGCGACACCGTAGTCGCCGACCCGGAACTGGTCGAGCACGACGTCGGCGGACGCGACCACGGCCGGCATCTCGTGGTTGGGGACGCGGTCCAGCTGGATGAACTCGATGAGCCCCTCGTCGTGCAGCTTCTGCGCTACGGGGACGATGAGCGGCGTGCCCTTGACGTGCGCGTTGGTGGGCGCGTGGATGACGCGGATGCGCTCGCGCTCCAGGAGCGGCTCGTCGTTGATCCACTGCTCCTGGTCGATCACCACGCCGAGGAAGTGCGCGCGGGGAAGGTCGACGAGCAGGCCGGCGGTCGAGACGAACGTGGGCACGTCGAGGTCGGCGATCGCCGCGAGGTTGTCGGCCACGGCCTTCTCCGCGAGGTCGAAGGGCACCCAGTCCTCGCTGTCGACGAACAGCGACCACGGCGTCGACTCCAGGTGGGTCGACGGCAGTCGCACGTCGGTGCCGTGTCCGACGATGCCCACGCGCACACCGCGCTCCTGCAGCAGTGCGGTCTGACGGCGCAGGTCGCCGGAGAACATCCCGCCGAGGATGGGGAAGCACGCCTCGATGAGCACGTGCGTGTAGTTCGTCGCGATCGCATCGAGCATCGAGCGCTGCCATGCGCGGGAGTGCTCCGCGGTGCGCCAGGTCACGGTGTAGTCGGCGGGGTACTGCAGGAGGTTGTTGCCCGCGTGCACGTAGTTGACCGCGGACACCTCACCCGTCGACTCGGCCGCGCGCGACCACCGGTACCCCTGGCCGGCGTAGTTCACCGGTCCCACCAGCATCCGGATCGGACGGGAGAGGTCGGGCAGCGGCGGCGGGGGCGGGGTCACGCCCTTCGCCCGGTCGACGGTCGACGCGATCGCGTCCTGCACCGGCTTCGGGACGAGCTTCCAGGCGGCTTCAACGCGGGGATGCATCGGTGTCCTCCTCGTGCGGATCAGGGGCGGTGGCATGCAGCCAGGCTTCGTCGAGCACGGCGGCGGAGCGACGGCCGTCGTGGACGGCGCGGACGAACGTGTCGCCGGTGGCGCGGAGGGCGTCGAGGCCGTCGTGTGCGGCGAGCTCGCGCAGGACGCCCTCGATCGTGTCGGGCGTGGCCTCGACGATGGGCGGCTCCAGCCCGGTCTCCTCACGGACGGTCGCGCGCACCCGCTCGCTCAGGTGCCCGACGACGACGCAGCCGGACGCGAGGGCCTCGCACGCCGCCACGCCGTAGGAGCCGATGCGCAGCTGATCGATCACCACGTCGGCCGCGGCGAAGCGGTCGGGCATCTGCGCGGTCGGCACGCCCTGGATCAGATCGAGCTCGATGACCCCCTCCGCCTGCAGCCGCTCGAGCGTGTCGCGGATGAGGTGCGTGCCCTTGATCACGGACACCGACGGGGCGTGGGCGACCCGGAGACGCGCGCCGGGCGTGCGCGCCGTGCGCGGTCGCTCCCAGCGGGCGACGTCGACGGCCACCGGGAGCCACCGTGCGGTGGGGAGGTCTTCGCGCAGGTCGGGGGTGGAGACGAACACGGGGCGTCCGCTGCTCTCCAGGAGTGCGATGTTGCGCGCCGCGACCACCTCGTCCCGCGCGGCGTAGACCTCGGGGTCGGCGTAGTGCGACCACGGGTGGTCGCGCATGTGCCGCGACGGCAGCCGCACGTCGGTGCCGTGGGCGAGGTAGGCCACGTCCACGCCGCGCGTGCCGAGCGCTGCCGCCTGCGCGGCCACCGAGCGACCGAGGAGGCGACCGAAGGGTGGCTCCTCCGCCTCGATCAGCACGTGCGTGGCCGCGGTCGCCGCGGCGAACTGGTCACGCTGCCACGCGGTGTCGTTGTGGTAGGTCGGGATCGGCACGAGCAGGTCGGACGGGTAGTCGAAGCCGCCGGGGACCTCGATGGCCATGGTGCGCGCCGAGATGCGCGGCGAGCGGCGCTCCAGGGCCCTGCTCCACGCGAACGCCTGGCCGGAGTAGTTGACCGGCGCGATGAGGACGCGGACGGGTCGGTCGTCGAACGTGGTCGTGCCGACGGCTCCGGGGACGGGCTTCCCGTAGCGGCGGGCGGCGATCCGCCCGAGGGGGCTGGTGGGGGAGTCGGCGATGCGGTCGATCGTGGCGTTGACCCACCGGGGGAGTCTGTTCCGGTTCACGTCGTGCGTGCATTCTCCGGGGGACAGGAACTCATCCCGTCAGTATACCGAGGGGGCGCAACGGCGGTCCGACGGCGGGCGACTATCATGGGCGGGGTTGCCGCGGTCCCGTTCCGGTGGACCGGGACCGAATGGAACGGTGGGATCGATGGCCTCGTCAGAGCCGGGCAAGAAGGGCTTCTCGCTCAAGGACTATGCGGAGACGCTTCACGCCTATCTCGACGACGGGTACGCCGTCACGAGCTTCGACAAGTACCTCGATGCCCCGCAGGAGAAGCACCTCATCCTCCGGCACGACATCGACAACAGCATCGAGCAGGCCATGCGCGTCGCGCGGGTCGACGCGGAGGCCGGGTGCTCGTCGAGCATCTTCCTGCGCGTGCACGCCCGCGGCTACAGCCTGATGAGTCTGCCGTCGCTCATGATGATCCGCGAGATGGAGGAGCTGGGTCACGAGGTCCAGCTGCACCTCGAGGGCGGCATCGGCGAGGTGCTCGGCGGTGACAACTTCGAGTGGGCCGAGCGTCAGCGCACGGTCTTCGAGACGGCGGTCGGCCGACCGGTCGGCGGGTTCAGCCTGCACGAGCCGGCGCGACTGGGCGGATTCGAGTTCGCGGCGGAGCTCCTCGACCGCTGGTCCGACACGGTGCGCTACCACGCCTACGAGCCGCGGTTCATGATGCCGAACATGAAGTACCTGAGCGACAGCAGCGGCAACTGGCGTGAGGGCCACTTCGCCGAGTGGGTCGGCAAGGTGCCCGTGGTGCAGGTGCTCACCCACCCGTTCTGGTGGTTCGAGAAGGTTCCGGCCGAGAACTACTGATCCGGCCGGAACGACGGAGTCCGCAGCCGGCCGCCCCGGCTCAGCGCTTGTTGTCGCCGAGCCGACGGGCGGGGTTGCCGATGCGGATCTCGTCGTCGGGCACCGACTTCACCGCGACCGCACCGATGCCGAGCAGGGAGTTGCGGCCGAGCGTGACGCCCTGGATGACGGAGGCGTTGGGGCCGATCCAGGCGTCGTCCTCGATCACGACGCTGCCGGAGATCTCCGCGCAGGCCGTGATGATCACGTTGCGGCCGATTCGGCAGTTGTGGGCCACGTGCACATGGTCGTCGATCTTGGTGTGATCGCCGACGCGCGTCGGGGCGATGGTGCCGGAGCAGACCGTGGTGAAGTTGCCGACCTCGACGTGGTCCTCGATGACGACCGAGCCGAGGTGCGGGATGCGGATGTTGTCGCCGTCGGCGTCGCGCTCCATGCCGAAGCCCTCCTCGCCGATCACGGCGTGGCTCTTGATGAGAGCGTGCGCCCCGATGCGGACGTCGTGCCCGATCACCACGTGATCGCGGATCTCGGCGCCGTCGGCGATCACGGCGCCGGCACGGACGACGGTGTACTCCCCGATGTGGGCGCCGGGGTGCACCTCGGCGGTCGGGTCGACGCGAGCGGTCGGTGCGATCCCGGGAACGGGCTTGCGGGCGAAGTGCTCGGCGACGGCCAGGGCGAAGGCGGCGCGCGGGTTCTCCACCAGCACCGCCGTCCCCGAGCGGGCGTCGTCGGGGAGGGTGGCGGGGGCGAGGAGCACGGCTCCGGCCTCCAGCGCCTTCGCGGCAGCGGCCGCCGCCGCGACCGGATCGACCACGAACGTCAGGTCTCCCTCGCCGGCCTCGCCGAGCGGGGCGAGACCCGTGACGGAGCGATCCGTGCCGACGAGTTCGCCCGACAGCTGCTGGGCGAGGGCGGAGGCGGTGACGTGGGGCGCGTTCATGCTCCGACCCTACTGCGAACGGCGGGGCGCCCCGGCGGTGCGAGGGGCGGCCGATATGATCGACGCATGGATGAGAAGGCGCTTCTGGAGCTGGTGGCGGAGATCCTCGAGGTCGAGGTGGACGAGGTCGCACTGACCGATGAGCTGGACGCGGTGGGCTGGGACTCGCTCGCGAACATCAGCTTCATCGCGGAGGTCGACGAGGCGATCGGCGTGACGATCGATGCGGACGAGCTCGCGAACGCGAAGACCGTCTCCGACCTGCACGCACTCACCCGTGCCGGTGCCTGAGACCTCCGACTACCTGCACCTCGACGGCCGCGCGGTCGTCGTCACGGGCGCAACCTCGGGCATCGGTCGGCAGACCGCGATCCACCTCTCGCGTCAGGGCGCCCGGGTCGCGCTGATCGGACGCCGCGAGGTCGAGCTGGAGGAGACCCGCGACCTGCTCGCGGGCGAGGGGCACCTGCTGGCGCCGTTCGACCTGACCGACCATGCCGGCGTCGCGGCGCTGCTCCGCGGGATCGCCGCCGAGCTCGGACCGCTCGACGGCCTGGTGCACGCGGCGGGCGTCCACGTGACCGCTCCGCTGCGGATCGCGACGGCCGATCAGACCTCGGCCGTGTTCGACATCAACGTCACGAGCGCGCTGATGCTCGCGAAGGCGTTCCGTCACCCCAAGGTGCGCGCCGAGTCGTCGAGCATCGTCCTGCTGTCGTCGGCGGTCGGCCTGGTCGGGGAAGCCGGAGTGAGCGCGTACGCCGCGAGCAAGGCCGCCGTGGCGTCCCTCGGCAAGTCGCTCGCGCTCGAGCTGGCGCGGGAGGGTGTGCGCGTCAACAGCATCGCCGCCGGGATCGTCGAGACCGCGCTGACCGAACGGCTGCGCGCCTCGGTGGGTGCCGCGGCCTGGGACGAGATCGAGGCGGCGCACCCGCTCGGCCTCGGCACCGTGGAAGACGTGGCGGGGGCGGCGCTGTATCTGCTCTCCCCGGTCTCGCGCTGGGTCACCGGTTCGGTGATGGTGGTGGACGGCGGGTACACCGCGAGGTGACCGCTCCCGGCCCGTAGACTGGGGGCATGGGTGCCCGCATCGCTGCCGTCGACTACTACCTGCCCGAGGCCGTCCTCAGCAATGAGGATCTCTCCCGAGAGTTCCCGGAGTGGAGCGTCGAGAAGATCTCCGGCAAGACCGGGATCGACCGCCGCCACATCTCCGGTCCCGACGAGTTCTCGTCCGACCTGGCCATCGCGGCAGCACGACGTCTGTTCGAGCGCGACGGCATCGACCCCCAGTCGATCGACTACGTGATCCTCTGCACGCAGAGCCCCGACTACTACCTCCCCTCGACCGCCTGCATCGTGCAGGACGCCCTGGGCATCCCGACCTCGGCGGGCGCGACCGACATCACGCTCGGCTGCTCCGGCTACATCTACGCCCTGGGCCTCGCCAAGGGCCTGATCGAGTCGGGCCAGGCGGCGAACGTCCTGGTCGTCACGGCCGACACGTACACGAAGTTCATCAACCCGGCCGACAAGTCCGTGCGCACGATCTTCGGCGACGGCGCGGCCGCGACCCTCGTGACCGCGGACGGCTCCGACACCTCGCTCACCGCCATGACGTACGGCACGGACGGCTCTGGCGGCAAGAGCCTCATCGTCCCGAACGGGGGTCTGCGCGCGGGCGCTGCGCTCCAGCCGAAGGCCGACACGGCCGTGCGGGAGCTCGTCGCCTCGGGCTATGACCTGTACATGGACGGCCCCGACATCTTCAACTTCACCCTCCGCGTGGTGCCGGAGACGGTCGAGGAGATCCTCGCCAAGGCGCAGCTGGAGCAGGATGACATCGACCTGTTCGTGTTCCACCAGGCGAACGCCTTCATGCTCGAGCACCTGCGCAAGAAGCTCAAGGTGCCCGCCGAGAAGTTCTTCGTGTCGCTCGCCGAGTCCGGCAACACGGTGTCGTCCACCATCCCGATCGCGCTCGCCGACGCCGAACGCCAGGGCGCCCTGGTGCCCGGTATGCGCGTGATGCTCCTCGGCTTCGGTGTCGGTCTCTCCTGGGGTGGGCTGGTCGCGACGTGGTGAGCGCCTCCGCCCCGCGCCCGACGCTCCTCATCCTGTCCTTCGTGCCGATCGACGGTGACCCGCGCGTCATCAAGCAGGTGCGCCGCTTCGTCGACGAGTACGACGTGACGACGTGCTCGCCCGGCCCGTCGCCGCACCCCGGCGTCACGCACGTCGAGATCCGTGGCGACCTCCCGCCCAAGCAGGACATCGTGACCAGGGTGCGCGACGAGTTCGCGCGGCGGACCGAGGGGTTCCGCCGGATGTACTTCCAGTCGCCCGGCGTGCTCGAGACCATCCACCTGCTGCGCGGGCGGCGCTTCGACGCGGTGATCGCCAACGACGCCGAGACCGTGGGCGTCGCGTGCCGGCTCTTCGGCGCCGAGCGCGTGCACGCCGACCTGCACGAGTTCTTCCCGGACATGGGCTTCGAGGACACGCCGCTCGGCCGTCGGCACCAGCGCTACTGGTCGTGGATGACGAAGCACCTGGTGTCGCAGGCGCACTCGTCCACGACGGTCGGCGGCGAGATCGCCAAGCGGTACCACGAGTACGGCCTCCAGCCCGGGGTGGTGACGAACTCGACGCACCTGCGCGACCTCCCGTACCGTCCCGTGGGTTCCGCGATCCGGCTCGTGCACAGCGGCAACCCGTTCCACGAGCGCAGCCTCGGCGAGATCATGCGTGCGGTGGCGGCGTCCCCGGTCGAGGTCACCTTCGACCTCTACCTCACGTGGCAGCCCGAGAAGACGCGCTCCGAGTTCGTGGCGCTCGCCGAGGAGCTGGGGCCGCGGATCACGGTGCACGACCCCGTACCGCAGTCCGTGCTCATCGAGACGCTCAACGAGTACGACCTCGGCATCCACATCCTGCAGCCGGTGAGCACCAACAACGTGATGGCACTGCCGAACAAGTTCTTCGACTACGTCCAGGCGCGCCTCGGCATCGTGGTCGGCCCGTCGGTCGAGATGGCGCGCATCGTGCGCGACCATGGCCTCGGCGTCGTCACGGACGGCTTCGACGAGGCATCGATCGCCGCGACCATCGATGCGCTCACCCCCGAGCGCGTCGACGGGTTCAAGCAGGCCGCAATGCGGGCGGCCGATGCGCTCTCCGCGGAGCGGCAGGTCGAGGTGTGGGCGCGGGCCGTGGAGGAGATCGTCGCCGGCTCGGCGGGCCGTGCCTGACCTCGGAGCGCGGGCGTATCGCCTCGCGCAGAAGCTGGTGCCCTCGTCGGTCGCGGGGTATGTGCTCCCCGGGCACGTGCGCCAGTTCCGCGAGACCGGTGTCACCGTGGCCAGCGACGCCCCGCGGCGACTGCTCATCGCGCCGGTGAACTCGGCGGGGCAGGGGTACGCGTGGGCGCGCGCCGCCGAGACGCTGCCCGGCGTCGCCGCCGCCAGCGCCATGTTCCGCGGGGGTGACGACGTGTTCGGGTTCCACGCCGATCACCTCATCCCCGCGACGGCACTGGTCGGCAACGCTCGCTGGCGCCGGGCGCAGCACCGTGCGATCCTTCAAGGCTTCACGCACGTGCTGATCGAATCCGGGCGGCACCTCTCCGAGCTCGACGGCGACCCGCTGGAGCTGGTGCGAGAGCTGCAGGCGGCGGGGGTCCGCGTGGCGCTCGTGTGGCACGGGAGCGACATCCGTCTCCCGAGTGCGCACGCCGCGCGCGAGCCGGACTCGCCCTTCCACGGTGATCGCTACGCCGGGACAGCCGTGCTGGAGGAGATCGCCGAGCGGCACGCGCGCTTCGCAGAGGCCGCCGGGGTGCCCGTGTTCGTCTCGACTCCGGATCTGCTGCCGTTCGCGCCGGGTGCCACCTGGCTCCCCGTCGTGGTGGATCCGCGATCCTGGGCCGCGGCGGGGGACCGCCCTGCGCTCTCCGGCGACGGGCCACTGCGCGTCGTGCACGCCCCGTCGAGCGCCGGCCTGAAGGGCAGCGACCGCATCGCCGCAGCCGTGCAGCGGCTCGAGGCCGAGGGGCTCATCGAGTACACCGAGGTCAGGGGCGTCCCCGCCGAGCGGATGCCGGAGCTGTACGGCGGCGCCGACGTCGTCCTCGACCAGTTCCTCGCCGGGGCCTACGGCGTCGCGGTCTGCGAGGCGCTTGCGGCCGGTCGCCTGGTGGTCAGCCATGTGTCGGACGACACCCGTGAGGCGGTGCGCGCGGCCAGCGGACACGAGCTGCCCGTGGTGCAGGCCAGGGCAACGGAACTGGAGGGCGTGCTGCGCGAGGTCGCCGCGAATCGCGCGCGCTCTGCGACGCGAGCCGCCGAGGGGCCGGCGTTCGTGCGCGCGGTGCACGACGGGACGATGTCGGCGGAGGCGCTGCGGCCGTTCCTCGACGCGTGAGCCGCCGGGCTCCGTAGAGTAGATGCTCGTGAAGATCGTCAGCGTCGTCGGCGCGCGCCCCCAGTTCGTCAAGCTCGCCCCGATCCACCATGCCGCCCGCGCGGCCGGGGTGGAGCACGTGATCGTGCACACCGGACAGCACTACGACCCGCTGCTGTCTGACGTGTTCTTCGAGGATCTGGGGATCGGCGCCCCCGACGTGCACCTCGGCGTGGGCAGCGGCTCGCACGGCGTGCAGACCGGAGCGATGCTGGGTGCCCTCGACGCGGTGTTCGACGAGCACCGCCCCGACTGGGTGCTGGTGTACGGCGACACGAACTCGACCGTGGCGGCGGCGCTGAGCGCGGTCAAGCTGCACATCCCTGTGGCGCACCTGGAGGCGGGGCTGCGCAGCTTCAACCGTCGCATGCCGGAGGAGCACAACCGCGTGCTGACCGACCACGCCGCCGACCTTCTTCTCGCACCGACGCAGGTCGCCGTCGACCACCTCACGCGCGAAGGGCTGGCCGAGCGCACCGTGCTGGTGGGCGATGTGATGACCGATGTGCTGTTCGACGTGCGCGACCGTGTCGCCCGGCGTGCCGCCGACGAGGGGGAGCGCCTGGACGCCGCCGAGGGGGAGTACTACCTGGCGACGATCCACCGCGCCGAGAACACCGACGACCCGGCGCGGCTGCGGCAGGTGGTCGAGGCCCTGGCGGGGCTCGACCGTCCCGTCGTGCTGCTGGCCCACCCGCGCGTGGTGGCCAAGGCGGCCGCGCACGGCATCGACCTCGACCGCGGCTCGCTCACCTCCCGCCCGCCGCTCGCCTACCCCGACCTGATCGCGGCCGCGGCGGCGAGTGCCGGTGTGGTGACCGACTCGGGCGGGCTGCAGAAGGAGGCGTTCCTGCTGCGCGTGCCGTGCACGACCGTGCGCACCGAGACGGAGTGGGTCGAGACGGTGGAGCTGGGCTGGAACGTGCTCGCGAACACGCGCGAGGAGATCGCGGCGGCCGTGACGCGTCCTCGACCGGCGGTCACGGACGCGGCACCGTACGGCGACGGGCACGCCGCCGAGCGCGTGATCGCGGTGCTGTCCGAGCGTCGCTGAGGCCCACCCGCGAGGAGCCGGGTACCCGCGCCGGAATATACTCGAACCCATGCGTATCGCCGTCGTGGCCCTCGGAAAGATCGGCCTGCCCCTCGCCGTCCAGTTCGCCAGCAAGGGACACGACGTGGTCGGGGTCGACGTCAATGCGGCCCTCGTCGACAGCGTCAACCGGGGCGTCGAGCCGTTCCCCGGCGAGGCGCAGCTGCAGGAGAAGCTGACGGCGGCGCTCGAGGCCGGACGGCTGCGGGCGACGACCGACTACGCGGAGGCGATCCCCGGGGCTGATGCCGTGGTCGTGGTCGTGCCGCTGTTCGTGAACGAGGAGACCGCGGAGCCCGAGTTCGGGTGGATGGACGCGGCCACCCGCTCGCTCGCCGAGCACCTGACCCCCGGCACGCTGGTGTCGTACGAGACCACGCTGCCGGTCGGGGTGACGCGCGGCCGCTGGAAGCCCCTGCTCGAGGAGGTCTCCGGGCTGCGCGAGGGGGAGGACTTCCACGTGGTGTTCTCCCCGGAGCGTGTGTTCTCGGGGCGGATCTTCGCCGACCTGCGCAAGTACCCCAAGCTGATCGGCGCGCTCTCCGACGAGGGGGCCCGCCGCGCCGTCGCGTTCTACGAGTCGGTGCTCGACTTCGACGAGCGTCCCGACCTGCCGCGCACGAACGGGGTGTGGGACCTGCAGAGCGCCGAGGCGGCCGAGATGGCCAAGC of the Microbacterium sufflavum genome contains:
- a CDS encoding acyltransferase family protein, which encodes MHSASTLAQPTQRLDSLTGLRWWAAFAVFLYHMNVFAPLPGSVQSVLLNGYLGVTFFFVLSGFVLTWSARPNVPTSTFYWRRFARIWPSHMVALLIAIPVFYTLAPVPEGSFLKPFDLGILLLSVVVIQAWWSNPAILFSGNPAAWTLTCEAFFYALHPWISRVLVPMAKRGALLLAVGVVAYAFVYRAVALFAPDLGLAALPVPVQRLPEFVLGMALAWAIRSGWRPRIHPLIGVAAPVAVILAHYASGRFIPTWSVTPAISGMLNELFTVACGIAIVSLAVHALRGGRLWFASKWQVRLGEWSFAFYLVHATFIYVALRVFGYQPASWSNLLWFAALFVVDLVAAWALHTFVERTLEKRMRRWKDDRDARRRTREAVASA
- a CDS encoding glycosyltransferase, which encodes MSMSMRLAIVSRIYRPEPSAASSFLGAVADEAVARGHRVTVLTVRPPHGLDEGTPVEDVRMAPVLRDRSGYVRGYLPYASFDVPLFFRLLFLRRPDVVFMEPPPTTGFVVRLVCALRRIPYVYDAADVWSDAAEQVTSSRLVIRVLRATERFAMRGARRIVTISQGVLDRIAALGVDRPAVVTGFGADTGAFLPPADAEAEAPTEPVFLYAGTYSHWHGADIAVDGFAAFSRSTPGYTLRFIGNGSERAFLEQRARELGVADSVEFVETMPSSELVPHLHRAVATIATQRPGTGYEYAFATKAYSSMAAGCPVIFAGPPNGPTGAYLDQANLEVRGGIVSGYAAESVAVAMAALAARPLSAAERRSVADWTAERHSMAAVAGRVVDVIESVGQTRDGR
- a CDS encoding glycosyltransferase; translation: MHPRVEAAWKLVPKPVQDAIASTVDRAKGVTPPPPPLPDLSRPIRMLVGPVNYAGQGYRWSRAAESTGEVSAVNYVHAGNNLLQYPADYTVTWRTAEHSRAWQRSMLDAIATNYTHVLIEACFPILGGMFSGDLRRQTALLQERGVRVGIVGHGTDVRLPSTHLESTPWSLFVDSEDWVPFDLAEKAVADNLAAIADLDVPTFVSTAGLLVDLPRAHFLGVVIDQEQWINDEPLLERERIRVIHAPTNAHVKGTPLIVPVAQKLHDEGLIEFIQLDRVPNHEMPAVVASADVVLDQFRVGDYGVAACESMTAGRVVLAHVTEQARREVEGHAGMTLPIPETTPDTLEHMLRDIAVRRDHYRAIAATGREFVRRVHNGDFSRAQLMTHFLSA
- a CDS encoding GCN5 family acetyltransferase — protein: MASSEPGKKGFSLKDYAETLHAYLDDGYAVTSFDKYLDAPQEKHLILRHDIDNSIEQAMRVARVDAEAGCSSSIFLRVHARGYSLMSLPSLMMIREMEELGHEVQLHLEGGIGEVLGGDNFEWAERQRTVFETAVGRPVGGFSLHEPARLGGFEFAAELLDRWSDTVRYHAYEPRFMMPNMKYLSDSSGNWREGHFAEWVGKVPVVQVLTHPFWWFEKVPAENY
- a CDS encoding LpxD N-terminal domain-containing protein yields the protein MNAPHVTASALAQQLSGELVGTDRSVTGLAPLGEAGEGDLTFVVDPVAAAAAAAKALEAGAVLLAPATLPDDARSGTAVLVENPRAAFALAVAEHFARKPVPGIAPTARVDPTAEVHPGAHIGEYTVVRAGAVIADGAEIRDHVVIGHDVRIGAHALIKSHAVIGEEGFGMERDADGDNIRIPHLGSVVIEDHVEVGNFTTVCSGTIAPTRVGDHTKIDDHVHVAHNCRIGRNVIITACAEISGSVVIEDDAWIGPNASVIQGVTLGRNSLLGIGAVAVKSVPDDEIRIGNPARRLGDNKR
- a CDS encoding acyl carrier protein, which translates into the protein MDEKALLELVAEILEVEVDEVALTDELDAVGWDSLANISFIAEVDEAIGVTIDADELANAKTVSDLHALTRAGA
- a CDS encoding SDR family NAD(P)-dependent oxidoreductase produces the protein MPETSDYLHLDGRAVVVTGATSGIGRQTAIHLSRQGARVALIGRREVELEETRDLLAGEGHLLAPFDLTDHAGVAALLRGIAAELGPLDGLVHAAGVHVTAPLRIATADQTSAVFDINVTSALMLAKAFRHPKVRAESSSIVLLSSAVGLVGEAGVSAYAASKAAVASLGKSLALELAREGVRVNSIAAGIVETALTERLRASVGAAAWDEIEAAHPLGLGTVEDVAGAALYLLSPVSRWVTGSVMVVDGGYTAR